In Alkalihalobacillus sp. AL-G, the genomic stretch GGTTCGCACACTACCTTATGCAGCTTGATTTAATAGATGAGTATAAAATTACGGTTTCTCCCGTCCTGATCGGCAGCGGATTGCCGTTATTCCAAGGCCTCAAGGAGAAGATCAATCTTAAACTTATCGAAAACAAGACATTTGATTCTGGAGCCATAGGCCTCGTTTACCAGACGGTTAGATGACCTTGTCTCCTAAAGTAGATTACGCTAACCGGATTACGTTAGTACAATAAAAGCTGCGGTAGTCTAGGTCTTTCGAGTTCCTAGTCCGTCACTGCTTTTTTTACGAGTCAGTCTAATTCAGTTTGTCGGGTGATCGTGTCGTTTGAGCTTAGAGTAAGGGGAAACGCCAAGTCGGACGCAATTCAGGGCTTAGCGTATATTTTCGTTAAACTGTTGGCGGTACCCCTAATGGGGTGGCTTCAATTAAAAGCAACCCCTTTTTCTTATTTTTAAGAAACAGGGGAACGATGGAAATTGTAATTGTATTATACTTGAAATCAAGTCTTCCATATAAGGGCGCAAATCTGGAGTAAGATTTGCGCTCTCTTTTTATGATTGTTGAAGGAAGACTTATTGAGCTAAACTGAAAGGATAGTTTAAAAAAGCATTTCTTGAAAGTGTGCAAATGGTATTTAACCTGTTAAACAATTATTGAGGGGTAGGAGAAAAATATGGATTTATCCATTCGAAAGGCTAATAAAGATGATTACAAATCTTTATTGTCTTTATTCAGACAAGTTCATGATTTACACGTTTACGAAAGACCAGATTTGTACAAAGAGAATTCCACTCCAGTAAGTCAAGAGTTCTTTGAAAGTCAGTTAAATGATGTTAAACAACACATTTTTGTGGCTACCATTGGTAATGAACTAGTCGGAGTCGTTGTGATGAAGGAAGAAGAAATAACTGAAAATTCATTTGTGAAAGTAAGAAATGTATTATTTATAAACAGTTTATGCATTGCCGATGCCCAGCGAAAAAAGGGGATCGGAAAAAGACTTATGAAATATGTTTTTGATTTTGGGAGAAGCCTGAAAGTTGATTGTATTGAATTGGGAGTATCAGAGAAGAATCCTTATGCAATTGAATTTTATGAGTCAATTGGTATGACAACAAAGGGTAGAAAAATGGAGATTATATTAAATTAACGGGTTCTTATCTTTAATAAGATAACATAAATGATCTTCCATAATCGGGCGCAATTCAGAAGTACAGGAATGTGTTCATTATTCAAGAATAAGGGGGTTTAGTGAAAGACACGAGAGAATAACAAGAAATGAGGGGGTATAAATGAAAATAAATGAAGTACAAAGTCCATATATCAAAGAAACCATCAATGATAGAAAATACAGTTCATTAAGTCACTGGGGACACCCATTATTGAAACTGTAGGTGACAGGATATGTATTCATTTTATTTATTTTGGTGATAGTGAAACCAAATCCGTTCATGTCTTGGGCAGTTTTCCAGGATGGGAGTAAGACAAAAGGGGAAGATGACATCAAAGTTAAAATTACTGGGGTTTCATACTTCTCGGTTAATGAGTCGCTTTCATCTTTGGATATAAAAATTAAAAACCCCAATATATACAAAAAAGTTTTTACCAGTAACCTATTGGATAACCAAAGGAATCTATGGATTTATGACCCCATCAATGCCTTTGATACACCCAAAAATCTATTAATTATTTTTGAAGGCTTTCCCGTTTAGTTTTATGAATGAGTCAGTTCTTCTTTGACGAAAGGGGCTTTAATGGAAGAAGTTGGTCAAGGTCCGGTCACGCTAAAGACAAGAGACTCGTCAAATGTGGACGAGTCTTTTTAGCTTTAAACTAAGTCAATTATAAGGGACCTTTGCCGTTAATTCCTCTA encodes the following:
- a CDS encoding GNAT family N-acetyltransferase, with the translated sequence MDLSIRKANKDDYKSLLSLFRQVHDLHVYERPDLYKENSTPVSQEFFESQLNDVKQHIFVATIGNELVGVVVMKEEEITENSFVKVRNVLFINSLCIADAQRKKGIGKRLMKYVFDFGRSLKVDCIELGVSEKNPYAIEFYESIGMTTKGRKMEIILN